The following is a genomic window from Chryseobacterium sp. StRB126.
GTATTTCCGGCAGCTATTCTGCAGCCGCCATTCTTTAATCCTAAAGCTGATGCAGCGGTAAACTTCGGGGGAATAGGTGGAGTTATCGGTCATGAAATGAGCCATGGATTTGATGATTCAGGAGCTCAGTTTGATGGTGACGGAAATTTGGTAGACTGGTGGATGCCTGAAGATAAAGCTAATTTTGAGAAAGCCACAAAAGCTCTTGCTGCCCAATATGACAAGTATGAACCTGTAAAAGGATCTTTCATCAACGGAATTCATACTAACGGAGAAAATATTGCGGATCTTGGAGGGGTGAATATCGCTTATGATGCCCTTCAGATGTATTTAAAAGATAAAGGAAATCCTGGAAGAATCAATGGATTTACTCCAAGCCAGCGGTTTTTTATGAGCTGGGCTACGGTATGGAAAACAAAAGCTCCGGAAAAATATCTTCTTCTTCAAATCAAGATTGATAAGCATTCTCCTGGGTATCTAAGAAGTTTTGCCCCGTTAATCAATATCGAGGCATTCTATGATGCATTTGATGTGAAAAAAGGAGATCAATTATACAAAGCTCCAGAAGACAGAATCAAAATCTGGTAAAATAGACAAACCGCTCAGCAATGGGCGGTTTTTTGATTTTTTTAGAGATAAGGTAATAGGTAATAGGTAATAGGTAATAGGTAATAGGGGCGGCATTGATGGATTACTTTAACCAAAACCCATAAGGAACGGCTTTCATCATTCCCCTCCGCTGGAGGGGTGGCAAAAATTCTTTGAATTTTTGACGGGGTGGTTTATCTCCCAATAAGATTTAACCATGAACCATAAAATTTAAACCTCAAAACTTCCTATTATTCTCATCAATTATCGATTATCCTTCATCACTTATCATTAAAGTTCGTATATTTGATAAGTTTGTGTACAATCAAAAATTATCTTTAATGAAAAAGCTAAATATTGGTATACTTGCCTTTTCGGGTATAGTATTGCTAAATTCGTGTGGTGCAGCAAAGACTGCAGGGACAGAGACAAAAACAGAGGCTACAGCAAAAGTTGCAACGCCGGCAAAAGAAGAAATAAAGGAGGAGGGGATTAATCTATCTTATATGGATACAGGTGTCCGCCCACAGGATGACTTTTTTAGCTATGTGAACGGAAATTGGGTGAAAACTACACAGATTCCTTCAGATAAAGCCAATTGGGGATCTTTCAATGCTTTGAGAGAAAATGTAGATGATGCTTCATTGGATATTTTGAACAAAATCCTTAGTGAAACATATCCTGCAGGTTCCGAAGGTCAGAAGATTCAGAGTCTTTATGCATCTTTTATGGATACAGCCAAAAGAAATACAGATGGATTAAGCCCTATCAAAGCTGATCTTGCAAAAATTGATGCTATTAAAAGTCTCAATGATCTTCAAAAATACCTTTTAGAAGCTACAAAACTAGGAGATAACTCTTTCTACGGATGGAGAACAGGAGCAGATATGAAAAACTCTAAGATGAACGCTGTATATCTTGGAGGTCCGGATCTGGGGTTGGGAAGAGACTATTATCAGAAAGTAAACGAAGCCAATACTAAAACATTAGGGCAATATCAGGCTTATGTAGGAAAATTATTCGGAGTTTTAGGATATAAAAATTCTGATCAGGCTGCACAAAATGTAGTAGATTTTGAAAAGCAACTGGCGAACTACTTATTGACATTGGAGCAAAACAGAGATGCCAATTTGAGATATAACCCTAAAAACGTTTCGGAATTATCAGGTGTGGTGAAAAACGTAGACCTAGCAAAATATCTTAAAGAAGCAGGAGTAAATACAGACAGAGTAATCATTGGAGAACTGAAATATTACCAGAACATGGATCAGTTCGTTACCCAGAAAAACTTACCTTTATTAAAAGACTATCTGAAATATCACCTGATTAACGGTAATGCCAGTAACCTTGATGAAAACCTTGAGCAGATCAGATTTGATTTCTATGCAAAAGATTTACAGGGTCAAAAAGAACAACGTCCTATGAACAAGAGAGGTTTAACTCTTGTAAACGGTGTTCTTGGTGAAGCTTTCGGGAAATTATATGTAGAAAAATACTTTACTCCGGAAGCCAAACAGCAAATGGAAACCTATATTGATTACCTTTTAAAATCATTTAAAACCCATATCACGAATATCGATTGGATGTCTCCTGAAACAAAAGTAAAAGCTCAGGAAAAACTATCCAAATTCACAGTGAAAATTGCATATCCGGATAAATGGAAAGACTATAGTCAGTTAAAAGTAGAATCTCCAAAACAAGGCGGATCATTATATGCAAACCTGCAGAATGTATCAGCTTGGCAATATCAGAGAAATCTGGATAAAGTAGGAAAACCGGTTGATAAAACGGAATGGGGAATGTCTCCACAAACAGTAAATGCTTATTATAGCGGATCAAACAACGAAATCGTATTCCCTGCCGCAATCCTTCAGCCTCCTTTCTACAACCCTAAGGCAGATGCAGCCGTAAACTTCGGTGGGATTGGAGCTGTAATCGGTCACGAGATCTCTCACGGTTTTGATGACAGTGGTTCCCGTTTTGATGGTGATGGAAACCTTAACAATTGGTGGACGGATGCTGATCGTAAGAACTTTGATGCAAAAGTGGCTCAGTTAGCCGCTCAGTACAGTGCTTACGAACCAGTAAAAGGAAGTTTTGTGAACGGTAAATTTACAAGTGGAGAAAATATTGGTGACTTAGGAGGGGTAGCAGTAGCTTACGATGCCCTTCAGATGTACCTTAAAGATAAAGGAAACCCAGGAAAGATCAGTGGATTCACTCAGGATCAGAGATTCTTCATGAGCTGGGCTACCGTTTGGAGAACAAAAGCAACCAATGAATATATGATTAACCAGGTGAAAACAGATCCGCATTCTCCGGGAATGTACAGGGCTTTCGGTCCATTGGTGAATCAGGATTCATTCATCAAAGCATTTGATATTAAATCGGGAGATAAAATGTACAAAGCTCCTGAGGAAAGAATAAAAATTTGGTAAGAGTACCAAAAATATTGTTAGACAAGAAAGCATCCATCTCAATACGAGATGGATGCTTTTTTAATAGGCTTTCTTATAATTCCGTATAACAAACTTTATTCCGGTTTCTATAATATCGCCCATCGTTTTGCAATACTTGAAATTGACATCGTAGGTAAGTTTCTGCAATGCTGTTTTTAACTCAGTAACATTGGCTTCCGGTGCAATATTGTCTTTTTTCATAATAGAAATGAGTTCATCAAATCTATTTTGGCTACTGGTTACTCTTTTTACAATTTGTGAGCGTACTTCCTTACGATATTGTTCTACAGAATTCGGTTTTAGTTTTTCCAGTACCATAGTAACCATCGGGTTGTTTTCTTTGAAATACTGAGGGAGATAAACTTTCAGATTCCCCTCGTAGCTTTGCTGATCAAAATCGATAGGGCGAATTCTGTAAATAACCTGGTCAAAATCGTGTATAGGAATAACAACATAATTATAAGAGCGCATGTCACCAAGCAGCCCAATGAGACAGCGTTCATTGAACTTCACAAATTCCTTGGAAATCTGTGCCTTTTCCTGTTCTGTACAATTGGACATATGTTTCTGAATAAATACATCTCCGGGAATTCCTAAGATATGTTCTTCTATTAAAGTATTTTTGTAAATCAGAAAGTTAATCCGGTTGGGAGAAAGCAGGTCTTCCAATTCCAGTCCATATATACGGGAAGCATCAGCTTGTTTAATATAGAAATTAGTATAATTGTCATTCAGGATATTTCTTACCCGAATTCTAAAAGGTTTAGAATTTCCGAAGGTACAGAAGTCAATGGTATCCACTGTCAGGTAGGGTAAAGTAGCTTCATCTCCGTCAGAATGAAGGAGGGTGTAAATCTTATTTAGATTAGCCTCTATTTCTTTAAACTCAAATTCAGGATACAGTACACCCAGCCATAAAGTATCTTTACCTTCTTTATCCAGAATACGTACACTGTCACTGAATCTTAACAGGTCTTCATACAGAAACCGGATTTTGGTAGTTCTGTTGTGTTTTTCCAAATACTGCTGTAATGCTTCCGAAACAGGATATATTGGTTTTCTGAATGCTATCTTTACATCTTTCATCGCTCTGTTTACTTTATCTAAATATAAAGAATATTTTTCCTCACGTCAGAGAAATTCCTATTTCATACATATTTGTTGCATTTTTATAAATGCAAAATCTACCCGGATTTTATTTTATTTCTCTATGGTTTATTTTATTTATTTTTTCATAGCTTAGTGACATCGTAAAATGGTGATTTTATGCTAAATAAATATAGATAAATTTAAATAATTTAAGAAAAATCTTGACAAAATTTTGTATGTTACAGTTTTTTTTTAAATTTAAACGTTGGATTTGTAATTTATTTGATTCATATGTAAATTACTAAAAGACAGATCCAAACCAAAATAGTAAATCTCAAAATAATAATAATATGGCAATGTTTAATTATGGTGTTGGCGGAAACGAGGTAAAAGTAGACGCTAATGAAGCTATTCAGGAAATACAGGAAAATAAATCACTGATAGTAAGCCAGCTTACAACAGACGAATCTTATACCCCTGAAATTGTAACAGGATTAAAAACAGTGGAAGATGTGTTCAAACATTTTCAGCCTTCTGTATCCGTACAGCACGAAACAGAAGATGGAGGAGTGGTTGATGAAGAATTCCGTTTTCAAAATCTTGGAGACTTTACTCCTAAAAGCCTTACTCAGAAATCAGACTATCTTCAGCAGCTGAGCATGGAACAGGAGCAGTACAACAAAATTGTACGTCAGTTGAAAACTAATAAAATTCTTCGTAATATGCTGGAGAACGACCAAACAAGAACGGCGTTCATTGAAGTATTGAAAGAAGTAGCACAAGAACTTGAAAAATAATTAAAGACTTACATTAAATCATGGATAGCAAATTACAGGCGCAAGAAAGCCAGCAGCAGGGACAGCAGCAGCAACACTCAGGGCAGCCGAAGGGCAACCCGCTTGCTGAGCTCAATAAAATGGGAGGTTTTGGCTTTGTTGAATCCGTTGTAGACGGTATCGCCAATATGAACCCTACTAGAAAAGCAAGGAAAGAAATTTTCCTTAACGATAATAATAAATCAGACGAAAGAAAAGAACTTCTTCAGAAGATCAATCTTTGGGTAAGCCTTTTAGAAGGTAGCGAATCTGCAGATAAAATGGCCGATACTTGCAAAACCAAAGCACAACAAGCTGATCAGAACTTAAAGAAAAACCTAAAAAATACACTGGATGCAGTTCGTCTGTTGGAAACCAACTACAGAACTGTAGCTCAATTCTACAAAAATACAGAATTGGATAAAGTGGATAACGTAAGTATTGTTAATGCAAGCCTGGATCAGGTTTCAGACCTTGACAATCCTTTATTCATTGATGCTATTTCTGAAGAATTCAAAAATTACTACGACCGTTTAGACCTTAGAGATAATTATTCAATCCTTGCCATCCCTGGATATTTAGGATCCAATAAAGTTATTGAAAAGTGGGCTAAAATCTGTAACGAAAACAAAGTTATGATGGTTACAGATTTTGCGAACCTTGATAAGCCGGATGACGTAGTAGACTTATTCCATTCTGCCAATCTTACAGGGGGTGAACTTCACAGAAGTAACGTGATCATGACTTGTAACTGGTTAGTAGGCCGTGGAAAAGCTGAAGAAGTAGGAGAAGAAGAAAACGTAGAACTTCCACCTTCCACTTCATTAGCAGGAAAAATCCATAAAACACTGATGTCTCAGGTAGCAGCAGGTAAAAAACATGGTAATATCAACGAAGTAGACGCTGTAAAATTCGAATTGAAGAAAAGTGAAATTTCTCAGTTAGAAAAAATGGGTCTTGTACCAATGGTTAACGAATACGGTAAAATTATGGCTTTCTCTGCGAAGACATTATTTACAGGAGATAACATCGGTCTTCAGACCTATTCAGTAGTACGTGTATTCGACTATGTAACTAAAGTATTACTAGACTTCCTAAACAGAAGAGCCTTTGAAAACTGGAATGCTAAAAACGAAGACGATTTGAGAAGACAAATTGTGACGTTCCTTGATAATATCAAAGGACCGGACAAATTGATTGAAAAGTTCAAGATCGTTCGTTTCGAACAGGATAGAGTAAACAAAGACAGAGTATGGCTAGACATCCGTATGACCCCTTATTTCCCTACAAAAAGTTTCGTTATTAAACTTGACGGACACAAAGGAGATGATGGTAACGAATGGGATGCAGAATACGCTCAGGAATAATAACACCTTATTTTTAATAATAAAGACCGATGCATTTTTTACATCGGTTTTTTTCTACCAATATCTATGAATATTAAAATGAATATTAAACTTGCCATTGGTTTGCCTGTATTGTTAATAGGTTTATTGGCAAGCTGTGAAAAAAAATACCAAAGCCCGGGCCAGTATGAAGAAGACCTTTTTGCAGATGAACGTCAGGAAGGGAAGGCTTATATCATGGACGAAGAAGAATGTTTCGATGGCAGTGAATTGGTTCTGGCAAGCTCAGAAGTAAAGCTTGCAGACAGTTCGAAAGGCCGTGGAAAAACATTTTTTCTTTATAAAGTAAGATCCGGAAAAGTGTTGAAAACGGTAAGAGATTCCGCTTTGGATTTGCCGATGATGTTTTTATCTCCTCACAAGTTAAAGCTGAAAGAAGATTCCATGTACTTATACCTTAAAAAATTGGATGGATATCGTTTTATAGCTAAAGAAAGAAATCTGAAATATCAGTGGTTAAGGGGAGCCTCGGTATATTCAGTGAAGAAAAAATAAAATAAACCTATCTTTGCAGCCGTAAATAATGTGCAGAATGAAGAGTTAAAAGTCTCTTCAAAGATTTAAACAGTTTGGTTTTTGGAAAAGAATAATACAGCCTCAGATCTTCTTCATATAGGAAACAGGCTTTTGGAATGGTATAGAAATAATGCAAGAGATCTGCCTTTCAGACAGACAAAAGATCCTTATAAAATCTGGATCTGTGAAATTGTATTTCAGCAGACAAGAATCAGTCAGGGGCTTAATCACTACAATAATTTCATTAAAAGATTTCCGGAGGTAAAAACCTTGGCCGAAGCTGAGGAAAATGAAGTTTTGCTCTATTGGAAAGGCTTAGGTTATTATTCCAGAGCGATCAATATTCATAAAGCTGCCCAGCAAATTATGAATGATTATCATGGGATATTTCCGAGCCAGTATGATGAAATTTTAAAACTGAAAGGAATTGGAAAGTATACAGCTGCAGCCATTTCAAGCATCTGTTTTGGCGGCAAGCTCCCGGCGGTAGACGGAAATTTTTACAGGGTTCTCAGCCGTTTGTTTGCAGATGATTTTGATATTTCAAACTCAAGGGCATTCACCTACTTTTCAGAACTGGCAACTCTTGTAATGCCGGATAACGTTGGAGATTTCAATCAGGCGATGATGGATATCGGTTCAGAGATCTGTAAACCCAAAAATCCATTGTGTGGAGAATGTCCGATTAATGAAGACTGCCTTGCTTTTTCTCTTCAAAAAATAGCAGATTATCCTGTTAAAACAAAAAAAGTAAAGGCTGAAGATCTTTCTTTAACCTATTATTTTGTTCACAGAAATGGAAAATTTCTAATCCGTCAGCGAAAAGATGACTTTATCTGGAAAAAATTATTCGAGTTCCCAATTTCTGTTTCTTCTGAAATGGAAACTTTTATTATAGGCTCGAAAACAGTTAACCATAAACTGACACACAAGAATTTAAGCATTGAAATATTTAAGGTTGAGGTATCTTCAGAAGAGATCTGGAATCGTTTTATTGCTGAAAATCAATACCAGATTACGGATGTTGAGGAGTCTCACGAAAAATCCTTTCCGAAGCCTCTGGAAAATTACATTCAAAACTCATTGAAAGACTGAAATTTGTCTTCCGAAATCTGAAATCTAATTTGTACTTTTGCAAAATGATTAAAAAAGTCATTTTTATTTTTGTATCACTGCTTTTAATTTCCTGTGGAAAAGATCCGGTTCCGAAACCGTACGGAGAACTGCGTCTGGAATATCCGACACCGAAATACCAGAAGTTTGAAAACAACTGTGCCTATACTTTTGAGTATTCGGATTTTGCCAATATTACAGCGGCGAAAAAACCTTGCTGGTATTATCTGAACTATCCGAAGATGAAGGCTAAGGTTTTCGTAACCTATTATCCGATACAGAATGACTTTGCTCAACACATCAAAGAAGCAGAAAAAATGGTATACGAACATACCATCAAAGCCAGTTCTATAGACACTAAATCCTTTGAATACCCTGAAAAAAAGGTATACGGGAATTTTTATGAACTGAAAGGACAGAGTGCTTCCAATCTTCAATTTTACGTTACAGACAGCACGAAGCACTTCGTGACTGCTTACTTATACTTTAATACGAGACCGAAACCGGACTCTCTGGCTCCCGCAGTAAACTATATCAAAAACGATATGAAACACATGCTGGATTCTTTTGAATGGAAAAAATAATTACTTTTAATATACATTGAAAAATATATGAAACTTTTAGTTGTAGGAAGTGTTGCATTTGATGCAATTGAAACACCATTTGGTAAAACGGACAAAATTTTAGGCGGAGCTGCTACTTATATTGGGATCACTTCATCTATTTTAGGCGTTAAATCCGGTATTGTTTCTGTAGTAGGAGGAGACTTTCCACAGGAACACCTTGATATGTTTACAAACAGAGAAATAAATATCGAAGGAATTGAAATTGTAAAAGAAGGAAAAACATTCTTCTGGTCAGGAAAATATCATAATGATTTGAATACCAGAGATACTTTGGCTACAGAAGTAAACGTATTAGAGAATTTCGATCCTAAAATCCCTGATTCAATGCAGGATGCTGAAATTTTATTA
Proteins encoded in this region:
- the gldD gene encoding gliding motility lipoprotein GldD produces the protein MIKKVIFIFVSLLLISCGKDPVPKPYGELRLEYPTPKYQKFENNCAYTFEYSDFANITAAKKPCWYYLNYPKMKAKVFVTYYPIQNDFAQHIKEAEKMVYEHTIKASSIDTKSFEYPEKKVYGNFYELKGQSASNLQFYVTDSTKHFVTAYLYFNTRPKPDSLAPAVNYIKNDMKHMLDSFEWKK
- a CDS encoding M13 family metallopeptidase — protein: MKKLNIGILAFSGIVLLNSCGAAKTAGTETKTEATAKVATPAKEEIKEEGINLSYMDTGVRPQDDFFSYVNGNWVKTTQIPSDKANWGSFNALRENVDDASLDILNKILSETYPAGSEGQKIQSLYASFMDTAKRNTDGLSPIKADLAKIDAIKSLNDLQKYLLEATKLGDNSFYGWRTGADMKNSKMNAVYLGGPDLGLGRDYYQKVNEANTKTLGQYQAYVGKLFGVLGYKNSDQAAQNVVDFEKQLANYLLTLEQNRDANLRYNPKNVSELSGVVKNVDLAKYLKEAGVNTDRVIIGELKYYQNMDQFVTQKNLPLLKDYLKYHLINGNASNLDENLEQIRFDFYAKDLQGQKEQRPMNKRGLTLVNGVLGEAFGKLYVEKYFTPEAKQQMETYIDYLLKSFKTHITNIDWMSPETKVKAQEKLSKFTVKIAYPDKWKDYSQLKVESPKQGGSLYANLQNVSAWQYQRNLDKVGKPVDKTEWGMSPQTVNAYYSGSNNEIVFPAAILQPPFYNPKADAAVNFGGIGAVIGHEISHGFDDSGSRFDGDGNLNNWWTDADRKNFDAKVAQLAAQYSAYEPVKGSFVNGKFTSGENIGDLGGVAVAYDALQMYLKDKGNPGKISGFTQDQRFFMSWATVWRTKATNEYMINQVKTDPHSPGMYRAFGPLVNQDSFIKAFDIKSGDKMYKAPEERIKIW
- the mutY gene encoding A/G-specific adenine glycosylase, with product MEKNNTASDLLHIGNRLLEWYRNNARDLPFRQTKDPYKIWICEIVFQQTRISQGLNHYNNFIKRFPEVKTLAEAEENEVLLYWKGLGYYSRAINIHKAAQQIMNDYHGIFPSQYDEILKLKGIGKYTAAAISSICFGGKLPAVDGNFYRVLSRLFADDFDISNSRAFTYFSELATLVMPDNVGDFNQAMMDIGSEICKPKNPLCGECPINEDCLAFSLQKIADYPVKTKKVKAEDLSLTYYFVHRNGKFLIRQRKDDFIWKKLFEFPISVSSEMETFIIGSKTVNHKLTHKNLSIEIFKVEVSSEEIWNRFIAENQYQITDVEESHEKSFPKPLENYIQNSLKD
- a CDS encoding DUF5458 family protein, which translates into the protein MDSKLQAQESQQQGQQQQHSGQPKGNPLAELNKMGGFGFVESVVDGIANMNPTRKARKEIFLNDNNKSDERKELLQKINLWVSLLEGSESADKMADTCKTKAQQADQNLKKNLKNTLDAVRLLETNYRTVAQFYKNTELDKVDNVSIVNASLDQVSDLDNPLFIDAISEEFKNYYDRLDLRDNYSILAIPGYLGSNKVIEKWAKICNENKVMMVTDFANLDKPDDVVDLFHSANLTGGELHRSNVIMTCNWLVGRGKAEEVGEEENVELPPSTSLAGKIHKTLMSQVAAGKKHGNINEVDAVKFELKKSEISQLEKMGLVPMVNEYGKIMAFSAKTLFTGDNIGLQTYSVVRVFDYVTKVLLDFLNRRAFENWNAKNEDDLRRQIVTFLDNIKGPDKLIEKFKIVRFEQDRVNKDRVWLDIRMTPYFPTKSFVIKLDGHKGDDGNEWDAEYAQE
- a CDS encoding type VI secretion system contractile sheath small subunit, with product MAMFNYGVGGNEVKVDANEAIQEIQENKSLIVSQLTTDESYTPEIVTGLKTVEDVFKHFQPSVSVQHETEDGGVVDEEFRFQNLGDFTPKSLTQKSDYLQQLSMEQEQYNKIVRQLKTNKILRNMLENDQTRTAFIEVLKEVAQELEK